The Filimonas lacunae genomic sequence TAGCCGGTTTCTTTGCTGCCTTCGGCCGTACCGGATGTATAAGTGCTGTCAATAGCGCTGGAGCCGCTGGTAACTATTTCTGCCTGCTGGTCTGATTTAGAACAGCTTGTAATGAATGTGGTAGCCAGTAATAATAACAGGCCGTTTTTAAGCAATGGGGTGCAGTGTTGTTTCTTTCGCATGTCCTGATCTTTTATAAAATAATGATATAACACGTGGATGTTTTGTTGCCTATGATAAGCCAGGTAAGGATGAAAGGGGGATTTGAATCGATGAAAAGGGTGTCAATATCCTTTTATCATTTCATTAAGAAATCAGGCTATCAGAAAAGGGGTAGGATATATCGAAAATAAAAATGTTACATTCGCCGCCATTTTATACAGTATATATATGAAACTGGACGAACAAGTATTACAAAGAAGTGAAGGACAGTGTGAATTGTGTAAAGCCAACGGTGCTTTAAAAATATATGAAGTGCCACCTGTGGACAGAACTACGGAAGATAACTGAATAGCTATCTGCGATAAATGTCGTGCACAGATTGACAAAAAAGAAGAGCTGGATAGCGCTCATTGGCAAGCCTGCCTGGGGGAAGCTATGTGGAGCGAAGTGCCTGGTATTAAGGTAGTGGCCTGGCGTTTATTAAGCCGTTTGCAAAAAGAAAGCTGGGCCGCAGACAACCTGGACATGATATACATGGAAGATGATATGCTCGCCTGGGCCAAAGCCACCGGCGACCATGACAACGATGACGCGGTAGCGCTACATAAAGATAGCAATGGCACTGTGCTGCAAACCGGCGACACCGTAGTGTTAATCAAATCGCTGGATGTAAAAGGTACTACGCTGAATGCTAAACTGGGCACTGTGGTAAAAAATATTCGCCTGGTAGAAGAAAATACTGAGCAGATTGAAGGTAAAATAGAAGGACAGGTAATTGTAATTCTTACTAAATATGTAAGAAAGCAGGGATAAATTTCTTTTGCTTTTGGAACAAAAAACTGCCTGCAACAACTGCAGGCAGTTTTTTATGGGCAAAATAGCCTGTTATTGCGTTGGCATAATGCCAGGAGGTTTTTATACAGTTATGATGCGTACTAATAACCGGAAGGGAATGCCTGTTAGTTGAAATGTATGTGTTTCCGCATGCGTCTTTGTCTTTATCCCATTCAGTGGAGCATCCATCAGGGTAAGCAAACATTCGCCTCTATTCAACGGAGCTGAGTGTTTATGGAGCTGTGCAGCGCATTTATTGAGTGGAACAGATAAATCATTGAACCAGGCAGAACAGCCGTTGAATGGAGCAGAACAGGCATGTCTGACTGACCCAGACATACCGGCAGGCGGTATGCTGGTATGGCTGGCTGGAATAGACTTGTCTGTGAATGGGCTATTGGTCAGTTTGGCCAAAGTAACCATACCAGTGTACAAATGAGATGCCTTGCTCTATAAATAGATCAGGAACATGCAGTTTATTAACAAAGCTGTCAATGTTTTTTATGTATGAAATAACTATATTTAGTAATACTCAACCCAACATGAACAATAACCGCTTTCTAACACCCATCATGGTAATGCTTGCATTGGCAGCGTTAACCGTATGTTTCTCCCGTAAACAGGATGGAGATAACAGATTTCTTACTTATTACGCCGATACTAAAAAACAGGATATACGCTTATATTGGAAAGATGATGCGGGTAAGCCGCTGAAAACCTTGCAAAGGCTGGCTGATTTTGTAAAGGGTAAAAATCAACGCCTGTTGTTTGCCATGAATGGCGGCATGTATGCTGCAGGTAACATTCCTAAAGGTGTTTATATAGAAGATGCTAAGCTGGTAACGCCATTGGATACCGCTTCCGGAGCGGGTAATTTTTATATCAGGCCTAACGGCGTGTTTTATATCACTAAAGACAGCATAGCGGGCATTTGTACTACAGAAAGTTTTGCAAAGCAGGCAAAAGTGCGGTATGCCACCCAGTCAGGGCCTATGCTGCTTGTGAACCGGCAAATGCTACCCGTATTTACCAAAGGCTCTGCAAATGTAAACATCCGTAACGGGGTGGGTATATTGCCAGATAACAGGCTGGTGTTTGTGATGAGTAAAGAGCCCGTTAATTTTTATGATTTTGCTGCTTTCTTTCAGTCGTTGGGCTGCGTGCATGCTTTATACCTGGATGGCTATGTGTCACGTACTTATTTACCCGCACAAAACTGGATACAAACAGATGGGGACTTTGGAGTGATGATAGGCGTTAGTTTATAAGCACCTGTTGCTGCTCGGCCGCCGGCAATTGCTGCCGCCAGTGCGATACCGATACTTCTTTATTGCGAACATCTTTAAAATACTCCGCTAGTTTCATGGCTAATGCCAGCGGCATGGTATAGGTAATGCCTTCCCAGGTAATATCAAACAAGCCGGGTTTTGATATGGAAGGCGCCAGGTTACGTATATAAGGTGGTATGGTTTTACGGGAACGGTTCATGCAACTAAGGTACAAAAACGGGAGGGCACCGGGCACACATACACATCCTTTTGTTTATATGAAGTGTTAGCAGGTAATAATGTATATATAGTAATTTTTTAATTGAGTGCGACAGTTGCGGTTTTTGAAAATATGGATGTATATTCCTGATAGATAGCGCCACAGCGCTATTGGTATGTACATATGAAAACTATAAACAGGGCCTTCGGGCTGTTGCTTGCTTGTGTAATACTGGGTTCGTGTACTGTTATGCAACGAACCGATCTGTTTTTGGGAAGAGATATTCCCGGCGGAGGCCATGTATCTGACAAAGATTGGAAAAACTTCGCTGACAGTGTTATTACACCCCGTTTTCCGGATGGGTATACTGAGTGGGCGGCCCAGGGTAAATGGATGGATACACAAACCCATCAAACCATTGCAGAAGATACCAAAGTAGTTACGTTTATTGGCAAAAGAGGTAAAGCGCATCGTGCAGTTGTAGATACAGTGGTGCGGGCATATATGCAACGCTTTCAACAACAGGCGGTGCTGCAATTGTGTTCTAAGCCAGGTGTACAGTTTCTCTATAATAAATAAAAGCCGTAGCGGGAGTGAGTGCTGCTAAGGCTTTACAAAATAGCTATCGTATTATCGTTCATTTTAAATTGCGAGTTTTATGAAACAAAGAATGTTTGCATTAAGTGCTATTGTATTGTTATTAGCTTCCTGTGGTGGAGGGGCTTCTACCAGCGAAAACAAAACAGATACTACTGCCAGTGCGGCACCCGTGGCCGTAGAGAAAAAAGAAGAAGCCTGGCAGCCGGTTGACTCTGCCACCGAAATGAAAGCCTGGATGGAATACTCCACACCGGGTGAATCACATAAAGAGATGGCTAAATCCGATGGTAGCTGGACAGGGCAAACCACTATGTGGATGTCGATGGATGCGCCGCCTATGACTTCCACTTCTACTATGGTAAATAAAATGATTATGGGTGGCCGTTACCAGCAATCTACTTACAGCGGTAACTTTATGGGAATGCCTTTTGAAGGTATGAGCATTACTGGCTATGATAATTATAAAAAGAAATATCTCAGCAGCTGGATTGACAATATGGGAACCGGTATTATGAATATGGAAGGTACCTGGGATGCCACTACCAAAACCATTGCTTTTACCGGCAAATGCACCAACCCGGCTAATGGTAAAGAGTATACTATGCGTGAAGTGTTTACCATGGTTGAC encodes the following:
- a CDS encoding DUF3574 domain-containing protein, yielding MQRTDLFLGRDIPGGGHVSDKDWKNFADSVITPRFPDGYTEWAAQGKWMDTQTHQTIAEDTKVVTFIGKRGKAHRAVVDTVVRAYMQRFQQQAVLQLCSKPGVQFLYNK
- a CDS encoding DUF1579 domain-containing protein codes for the protein MKQRMFALSAIVLLLASCGGGASTSENKTDTTASAAPVAVEKKEEAWQPVDSATEMKAWMEYSTPGESHKEMAKSDGSWTGQTTMWMSMDAPPMTSTSTMVNKMIMGGRYQQSTYSGNFMGMPFEGMSITGYDNYKKKYLSSWIDNMGTGIMNMEGTWDATTKTIAFTGKCTNPANGKEYTMREVFTMVDENNHKMEMYGPDSKTGKEYKTMEIVLTKKK
- a CDS encoding phosphodiester glycosidase family protein, with the translated sequence MNNNRFLTPIMVMLALAALTVCFSRKQDGDNRFLTYYADTKKQDIRLYWKDDAGKPLKTLQRLADFVKGKNQRLLFAMNGGMYAAGNIPKGVYIEDAKLVTPLDTASGAGNFYIRPNGVFYITKDSIAGICTTESFAKQAKVRYATQSGPMLLVNRQMLPVFTKGSANVNIRNGVGILPDNRLVFVMSKEPVNFYDFAAFFQSLGCVHALYLDGYVSRTYLPAQNWIQTDGDFGVMIGVSL
- a CDS encoding alkylphosphonate utilization protein — encoded protein: MWSEVPGIKVVAWRLLSRLQKESWAADNLDMIYMEDDMLAWAKATGDHDNDDAVALHKDSNGTVLQTGDTVVLIKSLDVKGTTLNAKLGTVVKNIRLVEENTEQIEGKIEGQVIVILTKYVRKQG